The following proteins come from a genomic window of Candidatus Bostrichicola ureolyticus:
- the atpD gene encoding F0F1 ATP synthase subunit beta, translating into MKNSKGKIVQIMGPVVDVIFENVKYLPKIYDSIETFNYMGDKIVLEVQQHIGDNIVRCISMDITDGLKRDQEVISNGKPILMPIGNEINGRIFNVIGNDIDGLGEISSKKKLPIHRKAPELKDISTDVEILYTGIKVIDLIAPYVKGGKIGLFGGAGVGKTVLIQELINNIAKKHGGFSVFVGVGERTREGNDLLREMLLSGIIKYGENFMKSMKEGNWDLSKVDKNELKNSKATFVFGQMNEPPGVRYRVALSGLTLAEYYRDSSVKGRDVLFFIDNIFRFIQAGSEVSALLGRIPSAVGYQPTLASEMGMMQERIVSTKKGSITSVQAIYVPADDLTDPAPATTFSHIDATTVLSRKISSLGIYPAIDPLESSSNILDYDIVGKEHYMCAKRVKEILQRYKVIQDIIAILGLEELSEEDKIIVHRARRIQKFLSQPFHVAEQFTGIAGKFVDIKDTIEGFNMIINGNLDKIPESAFNFKGTIEEVINNEL; encoded by the coding sequence ATGAAAAATTCAAAAGGAAAAATAGTACAAATTATGGGACCAGTAGTTGACGTAATTTTTGAAAATGTTAAATATCTACCTAAAATATATGATTCAATTGAAACTTTCAATTATATGGGAGATAAAATTGTATTGGAAGTACAACAACATATTGGAGACAATATAGTACGTTGTATTTCAATGGATATTACTGATGGTCTAAAACGTGATCAAGAAGTTATATCAAATGGTAAACCTATTCTTATGCCAATTGGTAATGAAATTAATGGCCGCATATTTAACGTAATTGGAAATGATATTGATGGTTTGGGAGAAATTAGTAGTAAAAAAAAATTACCAATTCATAGAAAAGCCCCTGAATTAAAAGATATTTCAACTGATGTAGAAATTTTATATACAGGAATTAAGGTAATTGATCTTATAGCACCTTATGTAAAGGGTGGAAAAATTGGCCTTTTTGGTGGTGCAGGAGTAGGAAAAACTGTATTAATACAAGAATTAATTAATAATATTGCAAAAAAACATGGAGGATTTTCTGTATTTGTAGGTGTAGGAGAACGTACTCGTGAAGGTAATGATTTATTGAGAGAAATGCTTTTATCAGGCATAATTAAATATGGTGAAAATTTTATGAAATCAATGAAAGAAGGAAATTGGGATCTTTCTAAAGTAGATAAAAATGAATTAAAAAATTCTAAAGCTACTTTTGTATTTGGACAAATGAATGAACCTCCTGGAGTAAGGTATAGAGTTGCTTTATCAGGTTTAACATTAGCTGAATATTATCGTGATAGTAGTGTAAAAGGTCGTGATGTACTATTTTTTATTGATAATATATTTCGTTTTATTCAAGCTGGATCAGAAGTGTCAGCATTATTAGGAAGAATACCTTCTGCAGTAGGTTATCAACCAACTTTAGCATCAGAAATGGGAATGATGCAAGAAAGAATTGTTTCAACAAAAAAAGGATCTATAACTTCTGTACAAGCGATATATGTTCCTGCAGATGATTTAACTGATCCAGCACCAGCTACTACATTTTCACATATTGATGCAACTACTGTATTATCAAGAAAAATAAGTTCTTTAGGTATTTATCCAGCAATAGATCCCCTTGAATCAAGTTCAAATATTTTAGATTATGATATTGTAGGAAAAGAACATTATATGTGTGCAAAACGTGTAAAAGAAATTCTTCAACGTTATAAAGTAATTCAAGATATTATAGCCATTTTGGGATTGGAAGAATTAAGTGAAGAAGATAAAATTATAGTTCATCGTGCTAGACGTATACAAAAATTTTTATCTCAACCATTTCATGTAGCAGAACAATTTACTGGAATTGCTGGTAAATTTGTTGATATTAAAGATACTATTGAAGGATTTAATATGATAATAAATGGAAATTTAGATAAAATTCCAGAATCAGCTTTTAATTTTAAAGGAACAATTGAAGAAGTAATAAATAATGAACTATGA
- the frr gene encoding ribosome recycling factor, translated as MEELNSIINNSKIEMQKYLLVLKKKFSHIRAGKAHPSMLEGIKVEYYGNIIPLNKIANISVLDAMTLVIQPWEISTLSNINKAIINANIGLMPSNNGELLHIRLPFLTEEGRKELVKKVKYESEKSKIDIRNVRKNANKYLKKTQGISEDILKNIENKIQELTNEYINIIDNLSKLKEKEILTV; from the coding sequence ATGGAAGAATTAAATTCAATAATAAATAATAGCAAAATAGAAATGCAAAAATATTTATTAGTTTTGAAAAAAAAATTTTCTCATATAAGAGCTGGAAAAGCTCATCCATCAATGCTTGAAGGAATAAAAGTTGAATATTATGGTAACATTATTCCTTTGAATAAAATAGCTAATATAAGTGTTTTAGATGCAATGACTTTAGTTATACAACCTTGGGAAATTTCTACATTATCTAATATTAATAAAGCCATTATAAATGCAAATATAGGTTTAATGCCATCTAATAATGGAGAATTATTACATATTAGATTACCTTTTCTTACTGAAGAAGGAAGAAAAGAATTAGTAAAAAAAGTTAAATACGAGTCTGAAAAATCTAAAATAGATATTCGTAATGTTCGTAAAAATGCTAATAAATATTTAAAAAAAACCCAAGGAATATCTGAAGATATATTAAAAAATATAGAAAATAAAATACAAGAACTTACTAACGAATATATAAATATTATTGATAATTTATCAAAATTAAAAGAAAAAGAAATATTAACAGTTTAA